A genomic region of Denticeps clupeoides chromosome 9, fDenClu1.1, whole genome shotgun sequence contains the following coding sequences:
- the cerkl gene encoding ceramide kinase-like protein isoform X1, with product MSGPPRESAGALGAWSESREEPSDEADGGRNTRKKKKKKKKRRRRKEERGELELGASAPQPPRDPPATAEEDRAAGDADEPIIRGIFRIGRRSHDVVLTARRVTWTPIQPESPTGDSGSASTEEHVELKDVFAVKVKRRRSIGQQSGGTLLGITLFHCRRKGIKLKDAEVHFNNLSVDHCEVWFRHLKELLRGFPNRPKSLKVFVNPASHKKEAYQIYLDEVAPLFKLADIDANVTITERKGHALAILKECKLDGYDGYVFSWSQNSVVCVGGDGSVAEVAHGLLLRAQMDAGRDTDSIFTPVQAALPLGIIPAGSTNVVACSVHGIRHAASAALHIILGHHQPVDVCTFSSLGRLLRFGFSAMFGFGGRTLALAEKHRWMPPSQRRDFALIRMLANLKPEDCELSYLPLRVSHGENAEQTKSESGKVVREAEAADPWQTTQGLFLNISIMAIPCLCSMAPRGLAPNTRLNNGSMALIIARNASRSEFIKHLKRYSGRSNQFSFSFVETHTVKAVKLRPRVQGFWTDDTSEDNDSNSTPILSSEGMYPWNIDGDLLEAPAEILIRVHPELLTLYGETVEEAEESPVKCSCI from the exons ATGTCCGGCCCGCCCCGCGAGTCCGCCGGCGCCCTCGGCGCCTGGTCCGAGAGCCGGGAAGAGCCGAGCGACGAGGCGGACGGCGGCCGGAATacgaggaagaagaagaagaagaagaagaagaggaggaggcggaaggaggagagaggggagcTCGAGCTCGGCGCCTCCGCCCCGCAGCCGCCCCGCGACCCGCCGGCGACGGCGGAGGAGGACCGCGCGGCCGGGGACGCGGACGAGCCGATAATTAGAGGGATTTTTCGGATCGGGAGACGGAGCCACGACGTCGTGCTGACCGCCAGGCGGGTAACATGGACGCCCATCCAGCCCGAGAGCCCCACAG GGGACTCGGGCTCAGCAAGTACAGAAGAACACGTGGAGCTGAAGGACGTCTTCGCCGTGAAAGTAAAGCGCCGGCGCTCGATTGGCCAGCAGTCTGGGGGCACCCTGCTTGGCATCACACTCTTCCACTGCAGGCGGAAGGGCATCAAACTCAAAGACGCCGAAGTCCACTTCAACAACCTGAGCGTGGACCACTGCGAGGTCTGGTTCAGAcacctgaaggagctgctcagag GTTTCCCGAACAGGCCAAAGTCTCTGAAGGTATTTGTGAACCCCGCCAGCCATAAGAAGGAAGCGTACCAAATCTACTTGGACGAAGTGGCACCGCTCTTCAAGTTGGCTGACATTGATGCCAACGTCACCA TCACGGAGAGGAAGGGCCACGCTCTCGCCATCCTGAAGGAGTGCAAGCTGGACGGGTATGATGGGTACGTGTTCTCCTGGAGCCAGAACAG TGTGGTGTGTGTCGGGGGTGACGGCTCCGTCGCCGAGGTGGCCCACGGGTTGCTGCTCCGGGCCCAGATGGATGCTGGAAGGGACACAGACTCCATCTTCACGCCCGTCCAAGCAGCGCTTCCTCTCGGCATAATACCAGCAG GGTCCACCAATGTGGTCGCCTGCTCTGTGCACGGAATCAGACACGCCGCCAGCGCCGCCCTCCACATCATCCTGG GACACCACCAGCCTGTGGATGTCTGCACCTTCAGCTCTCTGGGACGCCTCCTACGCTTTGGTTTCTCTGCCATGTTTGGTTTTGGCGGCAGGACACTTGCCCTGGCCGAGAAACACCGCTGGATGCCCCCCAGCCAGCGTCGGGACTTTGCGCTGATCAGAATGTTGGCGAACCTCAA GCCGGAAGACTGTGAGTTGTCCTATCTGCCTCTGAGGGTCTCCCATGGAGAAAACGCAGAACAGACAAA AAGTGAGTCTGGTAAAGTCGTCCGAGAGGCTG AGGCGGCTGACCCCTGGCAGACCACTCAGGGCCTTTTCCTGAACATTAGCATCATGGCCATCCCATGCCTGTGCTCCATGGCCCCTAGAGGACTGGCCCCCAACACCAG GCTGAACAATGGCAGCATGGCCCTGATCATCGCTCGGAACGCTTCCAGGTCGGAGTTCATCAAGCACCTGAAGAGATACAGCGGCAGAAGCAATCAG TTCAGCTTCTCATTCGTGGAGACACACACCGTCAAGGCGGTGAAGCTCCGGCCGCGGGTCCAGGGCTTTTGGACAGACGACACATCGGAGGATAACGACTCTAACAGCACTCCCATCCTCTCCTCAGAGGGCATGTACCCTTGGAACATCGATGGAGACCTTCTGGAAGCTCCCGCTGAAATCCTCATTAG AGTTCACCCCGAGCTTTTGACTCTGTACGGAGAGACGGTGGAGGAGGCAGAGGAGTCTCCTGTTAAGTGCAGCTGCATttag
- the cerkl gene encoding ceramide kinase-like protein isoform X2 — protein sequence MSGPPRESAGALGAWSESREEPSDEADGGRNTRKKKKKKKKRRRRKEERGELELGASAPQPPRDPPATAEEDRAAGDADEPIIRGIFRIGRRSHDVVLTARRVTWTPIQPESPTGDSGSASTEEHVELKDVFAVKVKRRRSIGQQSGGTLLGITLFHCRRKGIKLKDAEVHFNNLSVDHCEVWFRHLKELLRGFPNRPKSLKVFVNPASHKKEAYQIYLDEVAPLFKLADIDANVTITERKGHALAILKECKLDGYDGVVCVGGDGSVAEVAHGLLLRAQMDAGRDTDSIFTPVQAALPLGIIPAGSTNVVACSVHGIRHAASAALHIILGHHQPVDVCTFSSLGRLLRFGFSAMFGFGGRTLALAEKHRWMPPSQRRDFALIRMLANLKPEDCELSYLPLRVSHGENAEQTKSESGKVVREAEAADPWQTTQGLFLNISIMAIPCLCSMAPRGLAPNTRLNNGSMALIIARNASRSEFIKHLKRYSGRSNQFSFSFVETHTVKAVKLRPRVQGFWTDDTSEDNDSNSTPILSSEGMYPWNIDGDLLEAPAEILIRVHPELLTLYGETVEEAEESPVKCSCI from the exons ATGTCCGGCCCGCCCCGCGAGTCCGCCGGCGCCCTCGGCGCCTGGTCCGAGAGCCGGGAAGAGCCGAGCGACGAGGCGGACGGCGGCCGGAATacgaggaagaagaagaagaagaagaagaagaggaggaggcggaaggaggagagaggggagcTCGAGCTCGGCGCCTCCGCCCCGCAGCCGCCCCGCGACCCGCCGGCGACGGCGGAGGAGGACCGCGCGGCCGGGGACGCGGACGAGCCGATAATTAGAGGGATTTTTCGGATCGGGAGACGGAGCCACGACGTCGTGCTGACCGCCAGGCGGGTAACATGGACGCCCATCCAGCCCGAGAGCCCCACAG GGGACTCGGGCTCAGCAAGTACAGAAGAACACGTGGAGCTGAAGGACGTCTTCGCCGTGAAAGTAAAGCGCCGGCGCTCGATTGGCCAGCAGTCTGGGGGCACCCTGCTTGGCATCACACTCTTCCACTGCAGGCGGAAGGGCATCAAACTCAAAGACGCCGAAGTCCACTTCAACAACCTGAGCGTGGACCACTGCGAGGTCTGGTTCAGAcacctgaaggagctgctcagag GTTTCCCGAACAGGCCAAAGTCTCTGAAGGTATTTGTGAACCCCGCCAGCCATAAGAAGGAAGCGTACCAAATCTACTTGGACGAAGTGGCACCGCTCTTCAAGTTGGCTGACATTGATGCCAACGTCACCA TCACGGAGAGGAAGGGCCACGCTCTCGCCATCCTGAAGGAGTGCAAGCTGGACGGGTATGATGG TGTGGTGTGTGTCGGGGGTGACGGCTCCGTCGCCGAGGTGGCCCACGGGTTGCTGCTCCGGGCCCAGATGGATGCTGGAAGGGACACAGACTCCATCTTCACGCCCGTCCAAGCAGCGCTTCCTCTCGGCATAATACCAGCAG GGTCCACCAATGTGGTCGCCTGCTCTGTGCACGGAATCAGACACGCCGCCAGCGCCGCCCTCCACATCATCCTGG GACACCACCAGCCTGTGGATGTCTGCACCTTCAGCTCTCTGGGACGCCTCCTACGCTTTGGTTTCTCTGCCATGTTTGGTTTTGGCGGCAGGACACTTGCCCTGGCCGAGAAACACCGCTGGATGCCCCCCAGCCAGCGTCGGGACTTTGCGCTGATCAGAATGTTGGCGAACCTCAA GCCGGAAGACTGTGAGTTGTCCTATCTGCCTCTGAGGGTCTCCCATGGAGAAAACGCAGAACAGACAAA AAGTGAGTCTGGTAAAGTCGTCCGAGAGGCTG AGGCGGCTGACCCCTGGCAGACCACTCAGGGCCTTTTCCTGAACATTAGCATCATGGCCATCCCATGCCTGTGCTCCATGGCCCCTAGAGGACTGGCCCCCAACACCAG GCTGAACAATGGCAGCATGGCCCTGATCATCGCTCGGAACGCTTCCAGGTCGGAGTTCATCAAGCACCTGAAGAGATACAGCGGCAGAAGCAATCAG TTCAGCTTCTCATTCGTGGAGACACACACCGTCAAGGCGGTGAAGCTCCGGCCGCGGGTCCAGGGCTTTTGGACAGACGACACATCGGAGGATAACGACTCTAACAGCACTCCCATCCTCTCCTCAGAGGGCATGTACCCTTGGAACATCGATGGAGACCTTCTGGAAGCTCCCGCTGAAATCCTCATTAG AGTTCACCCCGAGCTTTTGACTCTGTACGGAGAGACGGTGGAGGAGGCAGAGGAGTCTCCTGTTAAGTGCAGCTGCATttag
- the neurod1 gene encoding neurogenic differentiation factor 1 — protein sequence MTKSYTEDSVMLDAQNPSGWTDECHSSQDEHDVEKKKSAHKDADDDDDDEALHRLEEDDEEDEEEEEEEEEEGDDSKPKRRGPKKKKMTKARLQRFKMRRMKANARERNRMHGLNDALESLRKVVPCYSKTQKLSKIETLRLAKNYIWALSEILRSGKSPDLMSFVQALCKGLSQPTTNLVAGCLQLNPRTFLPEHAQEMPAHMQGASASFSAHPYSYQTPGLPSPPYGTMDSSHVFHVKPHAYGSALEPFFEAPLTDCASPSFDGPLSPPLSVNGNFSFKHEPSSEFAFTMHYQAQGHPPLYAGPAPRCDVPMESMLSYDGHGHHERVMSAQLNAIFHDS from the coding sequence ATGACCAAGTCGTACACCGAGGACAGCGTGATGCTGGACGCCCAGAACCCCTCCGGCTGGACGGACGAGTGCCACAGCTCGCAGGACGAGCACGacgtggagaagaagaagagcgcGCACAAGGACgcggacgacgacgacgacgacgaggcCCTCCACCGGCTCGAGGAGGACGAcgaagaggacgaggaggaggaggaggaggaggaggaagagggagacgACTCCAAGCCCAAGCGACGCGGgcccaagaagaagaagatgaccAAGGCGCGCCTCCAGAGGTTCAAGATGCGGCGCATGAAGGCGAACGCGCGCGAGAGGAACCGCATGCACGGCCTGAACGACGCGCTGGAGAGCCTGCGCAAGGTGGTGCCGTGCTACTCCAAGACGCAGAAGCTCTCCAAGATCGAGACGCTGCGCCTGGCCAAGAACTACATCTGGGCGCTCTCCGAGATCCTGCGCTCGGGCAAGAGCCCGGACCTCATGTCCTTCGTCCAGGCCCTGTGCAAGGGCCTGTCGCAGCCCACCACCAACCTGGTGGCGGGCTGCCTGCAGCTGAACCCCAGGACGTTCCTGCCGGAGCACGCCCAGGAGATGCCCGCGCACATGCAGGGCGCCAGCGCGTCCTTCTCCGCGCACCCCTACTCCTACCAGACCCCCGGGCTCCCCAGCCCGCCGTACGGCACTATGGACAGCTCCCACGTCTTCCACGTCAAGCCGCACGCGTACGGGAGCGCGCTGGAGCCCTTCTTCGAGGCCCCCCTCACGGACTGCGCCAGCCCCTCCTTCGACGGGCCGCTCAGCCCGCCGCTCAGCGTCAACGGGAACTTCTCGTTCAAGCACGAGCCGTCGTCCGAGTTCGCCTTCACCATGCACTACCAGGCGCAGGGCCACCCGCCGCTGTACGCGGGCCCCGCGCCGCGCTGCGACGTGCCCATGGAGAGCATGCTGTCGTACGACGGCCACGGCCACCACGAGCGGGTCATGAGCGCGCAGCTCAACGCCATCTTCCACGACTCGTGA